In the genome of Carnobacterium viridans, one region contains:
- a CDS encoding ABC transporter ATP-binding protein: MVGKKPDNFKESIGKLAKYCKPYMIYIIVAFVFAIFGTVFNLIGPDRLSEITDIITAGITGAINLEKIKSIGLFLVTLYVLGAMLSYFQGFIMATVTQTVTKKLRTDISTKINRLPLRYFDSNNHGDILSRVTNDVDTIGQTLNQSLGQLVTSISLFIGSLIMMFYTNVPMALSAILSTVIGFGLMITIIKKSQKYFSQQQKSLGELNGHVEEIYTGHNIVKAFNGEESAIEEFNEINDTLFDSAWKSQYISGLMMPLMNFIGNFGYVVVCVVGAYLAFNDQITFGVIVAFMMYIRFFTQPLSQIAQAFTSLQSAAAASERVFNFLEEDELEVETGKPTSLGTVKGNVTFDHVKFGYNPDRPIIKDFSLEAKAGQKIAIVGPTGAGKTTLVNLLMRFYEVNSGEIYIDGTPISSVTRGALHEQFCMVLQDTWLFEGTVRENIVYSKTGVKDEEVVNACKAVGVHHFIQTLPHGYDTILDDTTSLSAGQKQLMTIARAMVADAPLLILDEATSSVDTRTELIIQKAMDSLMHGRTSFVIAHRLSTIKNADLIIVMKDGDVVESGNHDVLLQKNGFYADLYNSQFDQEEE, encoded by the coding sequence ATGGTAGGTAAGAAACCTGATAATTTTAAAGAGTCTATTGGTAAGTTAGCAAAATATTGTAAACCTTATATGATATACATTATAGTAGCATTTGTATTTGCTATTTTCGGTACAGTATTTAATTTAATAGGCCCGGATCGTCTTAGTGAAATTACAGATATAATTACTGCAGGCATTACTGGTGCTATAAATTTAGAAAAAATAAAAAGTATTGGTTTATTTTTAGTTACGTTATATGTTCTTGGTGCAATGTTATCTTATTTCCAAGGATTTATTATGGCTACTGTAACTCAAACCGTTACTAAAAAATTGCGTACAGATATTTCAACAAAAATTAATCGTTTACCATTACGATACTTTGATAGCAACAATCATGGTGACATTTTGAGCCGTGTAACAAATGATGTGGATACAATTGGCCAAACATTAAACCAAAGTTTAGGCCAATTGGTAACCTCTATTAGTTTATTTATCGGTTCATTGATTATGATGTTTTATACAAATGTGCCTATGGCTTTATCTGCCATCCTATCAACCGTTATTGGTTTTGGCTTAATGATCACCATCATTAAAAAGTCACAAAAATATTTCAGTCAACAACAAAAAAGTTTAGGCGAATTAAATGGTCATGTCGAAGAAATATATACAGGTCATAATATTGTAAAAGCCTTTAATGGTGAAGAGTCAGCAATTGAAGAATTTAATGAAATCAATGATACATTATTTGATAGTGCATGGAAATCTCAATATATTTCTGGTCTAATGATGCCATTAATGAACTTTATTGGGAACTTTGGATATGTAGTGGTTTGTGTAGTTGGAGCTTATCTGGCATTCAATGATCAAATTACTTTTGGTGTGATTGTTGCCTTTATGATGTATATTCGTTTCTTTACACAACCTCTTTCACAAATTGCACAAGCTTTTACTAGTTTACAATCGGCAGCAGCTGCAAGTGAGCGTGTCTTTAATTTCTTGGAAGAAGACGAGTTAGAAGTGGAAACTGGGAAACCTACTTCGTTAGGGACAGTTAAAGGAAATGTTACATTCGATCATGTGAAATTTGGATATAATCCTGACAGACCAATTATTAAGGACTTTTCTCTAGAAGCTAAAGCTGGACAAAAAATTGCAATCGTAGGTCCAACTGGAGCAGGTAAGACGACATTAGTGAACTTGTTAATGCGTTTCTATGAAGTGAATAGTGGAGAAATCTACATTGATGGAACACCAATTTCTAGTGTTACTAGAGGAGCCTTACACGAACAATTCTGTATGGTATTACAAGACACTTGGTTGTTTGAAGGAACGGTTAGAGAAAATATTGTCTACAGTAAAACAGGTGTAAAAGATGAAGAAGTGGTCAACGCTTGTAAAGCAGTTGGAGTACATCATTTTATTCAAACTTTACCACACGGTTACGATACAATTTTAGATGATACAACAAGTTTATCTGCTGGGCAAAAACAATTAATGACGATTGCTCGTGCAATGGTCGCAGATGCCCCATTATTGATTTTGGACGAAGCAACAAGTTCTGTTGATACCCGTACTGAATTGATTATTCAAAAAGCAATGGATAGCTTAATGCATGGAAGAACGTCTTTCGTTATTGCACATCGTCTATCAACTATTAAGAATGCAGATTTGATTATTGTGATGAAAGATGGAGATGTAGTAGAAAGTGGAAACCATGATGTTTTATTGCAAAAAAATGGATTTTATGCGGATCTTTACAATAGTCAATTTGATCAAGAAGAAGAGTAA
- a CDS encoding GlsB/YeaQ/YmgE family stress response membrane protein, with amino-acid sequence MGFIWSLIVGGILGAIAGMIVGKDVPGGIIGNIIVGFIGSWIGSSLLSDFGPIIGGFAIIPALIGAIILIFIFSLIVGRRKG; translated from the coding sequence ATGGGATTTATTTGGTCATTAATTGTAGGTGGAATTTTAGGAGCTATCGCAGGTATGATAGTTGGTAAAGATGTACCAGGCGGAATTATCGGAAACATTATTGTTGGTTTTATCGGATCATGGATCGGTAGTTCATTATTAAGCGATTTCGGACCTATCATTGGCGGTTTCGCGATTATTCCAGCACTAATTGGAGCTATTATTTTAATTTTTATCTTCTCACTTATTGTTGGAAGACGCAAAGGTTAA
- a CDS encoding toxic anion resistance protein: MDKENEVLKQSSTVKEVDSELESLLANPFGDVSENAPVLQKQEQIEKEMVQTEQVPRLIDSLPKERQEQARSLAEQIDVTNAQSVMMYGSAAQQKLGEFSHSMLNHVQNQDTGEIGDTLNDLMYRLNEANPEDLRAEDSNMFKKIFGRVKKSIYEMTAKYQKIGAQIDKISVKLDKEKAGLLNDNLMLEQLYNKNKDYFDALNIYIAAGEVKIDDLLNNLIPEAVKKAETSTNQMDVQTVNDLNQFLDRLEKRTHDLKLARQMTIQQAPQIRLIQNTNQALAEKIQSSINMAIPLWKNQIAIALTLLRQKDAVTAQRQVSETTNDLMKKNSEMLKISSIETAKENERGIIDIETLQKTQNDLIETLQETLQIQQDGRVKRKEAERELSVMETSLRDKLLELTTDKS; encoded by the coding sequence ATGGATAAAGAAAACGAAGTACTAAAACAATCTTCTACAGTCAAAGAAGTCGACTCTGAATTAGAAAGTTTATTAGCTAATCCTTTCGGAGATGTATCTGAAAACGCACCTGTTTTACAAAAACAAGAACAAATTGAAAAAGAAATGGTCCAAACAGAACAAGTGCCACGCTTAATTGATAGTTTGCCAAAAGAACGTCAAGAACAAGCTCGTTCATTAGCTGAACAAATTGATGTCACTAACGCTCAATCTGTTATGATGTATGGTTCAGCTGCGCAACAAAAACTTGGAGAGTTTTCTCATTCTATGTTAAATCATGTTCAAAACCAAGATACTGGAGAAATTGGTGATACCTTAAATGATTTAATGTATCGCTTAAACGAAGCTAACCCAGAAGACTTGCGTGCTGAAGATAGCAATATGTTTAAAAAAATATTTGGCCGTGTAAAAAAATCAATTTATGAAATGACTGCAAAATATCAAAAAATCGGTGCACAAATTGATAAGATTTCCGTGAAATTAGATAAGGAAAAAGCCGGTTTATTAAACGATAATTTAATGTTAGAACAGCTTTATAATAAGAACAAAGATTATTTTGATGCCTTAAATATTTACATCGCTGCTGGAGAAGTAAAAATTGACGATTTGCTTAATAACCTTATTCCAGAGGCTGTAAAAAAAGCGGAAACGAGTACCAATCAAATGGACGTACAAACGGTCAATGATTTAAATCAGTTTTTAGACCGTTTAGAAAAAAGAACCCATGATCTGAAACTTGCGCGTCAAATGACGATTCAACAAGCTCCACAGATTCGCTTGATTCAAAATACCAATCAAGCCTTAGCTGAAAAAATCCAATCTTCGATTAATATGGCCATCCCTCTTTGGAAAAACCAAATTGCGATTGCTCTTACGTTGCTTCGTCAAAAAGATGCTGTTACAGCTCAACGACAAGTATCCGAAACAACGAATGATTTAATGAAGAAGAATTCTGAAATGTTAAAAATCTCATCTATTGAAACTGCCAAAGAAAACGAACGCGGCATCATCGATATTGAGACTTTGCAAAAAACTCAAAACGATTTAATTGAAACTCTACAAGAAACATTGCAAATTCAACAAGATGGACGAGTCAAACGAAAAGAAGCTGAACGGGAATTATCCGTTATGGAAACCTCTTTACGTGATAAATTATTAGAACTGACAACTGATAAAAGTTAA
- a CDS encoding 5-bromo-4-chloroindolyl phosphate hydrolysis family protein: MKKNIKSLGDIFYYTLTSLSTILIFVIVHFLFGFDLFLSLIISMAIGAFFIYKQSVNEDSRSLKKLNRLSPEKEAFYKSKGMSKEEIKFFRETMHTAKLKLLRLEKNLHSVSKLEAIEKRNNTIQLSKSLFKGITEEPNRLHEVDKFLYVHLPSLTDLTDKYLEISQHEVKNKSTFDILDESASTIDEMCQLIAEDYVLFKSDDFEDMAIEVELAKKAIERDNGHTQSIESEEL; this comes from the coding sequence ATGAAAAAAAATATCAAAAGTTTAGGTGACATTTTTTATTACACCTTGACCAGTTTATCAACTATTTTAATCTTCGTTATTGTCCACTTTCTATTCGGTTTTGATTTATTCTTGTCCTTGATTATCAGTATGGCTATAGGAGCCTTCTTTATCTATAAGCAATCCGTCAATGAGGATTCTAGGTCTTTAAAAAAGCTAAATCGTTTATCTCCTGAAAAAGAAGCTTTTTATAAATCTAAAGGAATGTCTAAGGAAGAAATTAAATTTTTTAGAGAAACCATGCATACAGCTAAATTAAAATTATTACGCTTAGAAAAAAACCTTCACAGTGTTTCAAAACTTGAAGCAATTGAAAAACGAAACAATACAATCCAGTTGTCTAAATCTTTATTTAAAGGTATCACTGAAGAACCCAATCGTTTACATGAAGTCGACAAATTTTTATATGTCCACCTCCCTTCTTTAACCGATTTAACAGATAAATATTTGGAAATTAGTCAACATGAAGTAAAAAATAAATCAACCTTTGATATTCTTGACGAAAGTGCCTCTACAATAGATGAAATGTGTCAATTGATTGCTGAAGATTATGTTCTGTTTAAATCTGATGATTTTGAAGATATGGCCATAGAGGTAGAGCTTGCAAAGAAAGCAATTGAACGCGATAATGGTCATACACAATCAATAGAATCAGAAGAATTATAA
- a CDS encoding NUDIX hydrolase has product MIFEEKTLSTETVYKGNLIDFVVDTIELPNGETATRELVKHPGAVAIMAFTDDNKMIFVKQYRKAIEQVLLEIPAGKIDLTDETPLETGKRELEEETGFQAESFEMETSFYTSPGFANELIYVYSAKGLKKVENPLAQDEDEFIELVYLTFDEAWEAYENHLIYDAKTVYALIAWKLKLATTK; this is encoded by the coding sequence ATGATATTTGAAGAGAAAACACTCTCTACTGAAACTGTATACAAGGGGAATTTGATTGATTTTGTAGTGGATACTATTGAATTGCCTAATGGAGAAACGGCTACTAGAGAATTGGTTAAACATCCTGGTGCAGTAGCGATTATGGCGTTCACAGATGACAATAAAATGATTTTTGTTAAGCAATACCGAAAAGCCATTGAGCAAGTTCTTTTAGAGATTCCTGCTGGGAAAATTGATTTAACAGATGAAACTCCCTTGGAAACAGGAAAAAGAGAATTAGAAGAAGAAACCGGGTTCCAAGCAGAATCATTTGAAATGGAAACATCTTTTTATACTTCTCCAGGATTTGCAAATGAACTGATTTATGTTTATTCTGCTAAGGGACTTAAAAAAGTTGAAAATCCTCTTGCTCAAGATGAAGATGAATTTATTGAATTAGTTTACTTAACGTTTGATGAGGCTTGGGAAGCTTATGAGAACCACTTGATTTACGATGCAAAAACAGTATATGCTCTCATTGCTTGGAAACTTAAATTAGCCACAACGAAATAG
- the macP gene encoding cell wall synthase accessory phosphoprotein MacP yields the protein MDPKTRAEIRKENELKEKDQKKRDKEREKVEREYQKQLEKEGIVTKSRKNENEKVRDRGRKLDKIILVVAILLVIVLAIVFII from the coding sequence ATGGATCCAAAAACTAGAGCAGAAATTAGAAAAGAAAATGAATTAAAAGAAAAAGATCAAAAGAAAAGAGATAAAGAACGCGAAAAAGTTGAGCGAGAATACCAAAAGCAATTAGAAAAGGAAGGCATCGTTACGAAGAGCCGTAAGAATGAAAATGAAAAAGTTCGTGACAGAGGGCGTAAGCTGGATAAAATTATTTTAGTGGTAGCGATATTACTAGTTATTGTGTTGGCAATTGTATTTATTATTTAG
- a CDS encoding 5'-methylthioadenosine/adenosylhomocysteine nucleosidase — protein MKIGIIGAMQEEVTVLKNSMSNKQEWVEANASFVSGKIEQVEVILVQSGIGKVNSAIAATLLLSKHEVDAIINTGSAGGIGEGLSVGDVVISTEMAYHDVDATVFDYVIGQVPQMPARYQADRSLVEQTSKAAKKVGLQMVQGLILTSDSFIADKKIVDQIKHHFPDALASEMEGAAIAQVCYQFDKPFVIVRAMSDVADEEAGMSFDEFIIDAGKKSAEMVMELLKNLS, from the coding sequence ATGAAAATTGGGATTATCGGTGCTATGCAAGAAGAAGTAACCGTATTGAAAAATAGTATGAGCAATAAACAAGAGTGGGTAGAAGCGAATGCTTCGTTTGTATCTGGAAAAATTGAGCAAGTTGAAGTTATTTTAGTGCAATCCGGTATTGGAAAAGTTAATTCGGCCATTGCTGCAACGCTCTTGCTGTCTAAACACGAAGTGGATGCTATTATCAATACGGGGTCTGCTGGAGGAATAGGAGAAGGACTATCTGTAGGAGATGTGGTTATTTCAACTGAAATGGCTTATCATGATGTTGATGCAACAGTCTTTGATTACGTTATTGGACAAGTTCCTCAAATGCCTGCTCGTTATCAAGCAGACCGTTCTCTGGTTGAACAAACCAGCAAAGCGGCTAAAAAAGTAGGTTTGCAAATGGTTCAAGGGTTGATCCTGACAAGTGATTCTTTTATTGCAGATAAAAAAATTGTGGATCAAATTAAACACCACTTTCCAGATGCTTTGGCTTCTGAAATGGAAGGTGCAGCCATTGCACAAGTTTGTTACCAATTTGATAAACCCTTCGTTATCGTAAGAGCTATGTCAGATGTAGCAGATGAAGAAGCAGGAATGAGTTTTGATGAATTTATTATTGATGCAGGTAAAAAATCTGCTGAAATGGTGATGGAGCTGTTAAAAAACTTATCTTGA
- a CDS encoding GNAT family N-acetyltransferase: MKIIETRDAQLMAKLGYVMQEKHKEMYPNFFKPYDEEAILHYFQERFKNPKQQVFLWIDDQQEREQIAAYLWLEEEAVAETVYRYGYTRLYLHHILIMPAYQGKGLSKKLLAFADNFAKERGISQLELHYWSDNERAKKVYQQLGYEVYTEVAYKQL; the protein is encoded by the coding sequence ATGAAGATTATTGAAACAAGAGATGCGCAACTAATGGCAAAATTAGGATATGTCATGCAAGAAAAACATAAAGAAATGTATCCTAATTTTTTCAAACCATACGATGAAGAAGCAATCTTACATTATTTTCAAGAACGATTTAAAAATCCAAAACAACAAGTATTTCTTTGGATAGATGATCAGCAAGAACGCGAACAAATTGCGGCTTATCTTTGGTTAGAGGAAGAAGCTGTAGCAGAAACGGTTTATCGTTATGGTTACACTAGATTATACTTGCACCATATCTTAATCATGCCGGCTTACCAAGGAAAAGGCCTAAGCAAAAAACTTTTAGCATTTGCTGATAACTTTGCAAAAGAACGCGGCATTTCCCAACTGGAACTGCATTATTGGTCTGATAATGAAAGAGCAAAAAAAGTGTACCAGCAATTGGGATATGAAGTTTACACTGAAGTAGCTTACAAACAACTCTAA
- a CDS encoding GNAT family N-acetyltransferase produces the protein MVTIIETERLLLVPYQLSFIEATLTGDDKLQEVSGYSVAQEWPGVEFFFYLPYVLETVKQDKIKEKWTYLVILKTEQKIIGEVSAQGNPELTGEAELGYGIVEAYAGNGYATEGAQAFLDWLLTENIKSVKAKTYLYHKKSQHILKKLGFVKTGEGLFTGGDRVAYYEWQSNSITSINSEGYEKKAKG, from the coding sequence GTGGTGACTATTATAGAAACGGAGCGTTTACTACTCGTACCTTATCAATTATCCTTTATTGAAGCTACACTAACTGGGGATGATAAATTACAGGAAGTGTCTGGTTATAGTGTTGCACAAGAATGGCCGGGTGTAGAATTTTTCTTTTATCTACCGTATGTGCTTGAAACAGTAAAACAAGACAAAATAAAAGAAAAATGGACCTATTTAGTGATCCTTAAAACTGAACAAAAAATTATTGGAGAAGTCAGTGCACAAGGCAATCCTGAACTGACGGGTGAAGCAGAGTTGGGTTATGGCATAGTAGAGGCCTATGCGGGTAATGGATATGCCACGGAAGGAGCGCAAGCTTTTTTAGATTGGCTTTTAACTGAGAATATCAAAAGTGTAAAAGCTAAAACATATTTGTATCATAAGAAATCGCAACATATTTTAAAAAAATTAGGGTTTGTAAAAACAGGTGAAGGTTTATTTACTGGAGGAGACAGGGTAGCTTATTATGAATGGCAATCCAATTCAATCACATCTATAAACAGTGAAGGATACGAAAAAAAAGCTAAAGGATAA
- a CDS encoding YueI family protein, producing MADRETQDYLSKGIHGNKKTNPDERNKYFGSLRERVYLSMTIEQLISENYIDALKQEIQLHPNQQLLLNGQIDMSKLTPYIKLCQEYNCSFRIVSDEGALRSPLGLIYVSSTAVDETEVDVAVKYPLRTPPKEENKKPSFFKKLFS from the coding sequence ATGGCTGACAGAGAGACTCAAGACTATTTATCAAAAGGTATACATGGAAATAAAAAAACAAATCCTGATGAAAGAAATAAATATTTTGGCAGTCTTAGAGAACGTGTCTATTTATCCATGACTATTGAACAACTTATTTCTGAAAACTATATTGATGCTTTAAAACAAGAAATTCAACTTCATCCAAATCAACAATTGCTCTTAAATGGACAAATCGATATGAGCAAATTAACTCCCTATATCAAGCTATGCCAAGAATATAATTGTTCTTTTCGGATCGTATCTGATGAAGGAGCTCTACGTAGTCCACTTGGATTGATTTATGTCTCATCGACTGCAGTTGATGAAACTGAAGTGGACGTAGCCGTTAAATATCCTTTAAGGACTCCTCCTAAAGAAGAGAACAAGAAACCGTCTTTTTTCAAAAAATTATTCTCATAA
- a CDS encoding YktB family protein, which translates to MDNVTFTKDDFAVFTIEGLEPRMSAIRKQIQPKFHLLGQGLAKELAAELNKESLPVHIAQHIRRTKNAPKDTWMAIGGNKRGYKKYPHFQLGLYGTHIFIWLAFIDNPLHEEKIAQKIIEEPTLLFDVPNDYVVSWDHTKEQVIPIHQAELLSGLMRWKTVKKGEFLIGRQILANDPLLMNPNQTQNYILETFMQLLPLYKQAYSVHEL; encoded by the coding sequence ATGGATAATGTCACGTTTACCAAAGACGATTTTGCGGTGTTTACTATTGAAGGGCTAGAACCTAGAATGTCAGCCATTCGAAAACAAATTCAACCAAAGTTTCATCTACTAGGACAGGGACTAGCAAAGGAGTTAGCAGCTGAATTGAATAAAGAAAGCCTGCCTGTTCATATTGCCCAACATATAAGAAGAACCAAGAATGCTCCAAAAGATACTTGGATGGCGATTGGTGGGAATAAAAGAGGGTACAAAAAATACCCTCATTTTCAATTAGGTTTATATGGAACACATATTTTTATTTGGTTGGCTTTTATTGATAATCCTCTGCATGAAGAAAAAATAGCTCAGAAAATTATCGAGGAACCAACTTTATTATTTGATGTGCCTAATGATTATGTTGTTTCATGGGATCACACAAAAGAACAAGTGATCCCAATTCATCAAGCCGAATTACTTAGTGGATTAATGCGATGGAAAACGGTCAAAAAGGGAGAATTTTTAATTGGAAGACAGATTTTGGCCAATGATCCACTTTTGATGAATCCAAATCAGACCCAAAACTATATACTTGAAACATTTATGCAGTTATTGCCATTGTATAAACAGGCTTACAGTGTACATGAACTATAA
- a CDS encoding S-ribosylhomocysteine lyase: protein MTSKMNVESFNLDHTKVKAPYVRLADKKMGLNGDKILKYDVRFSQPNKEHMDMMSVHSLEHLTAELIRNHADYIIDFGPMGCQTGFYLTVINHENYDEILEVLQKTMEDVLIATEVPASNETQCGWAAHHTLEGAQQLAKDFLSKRNEWHIVFA from the coding sequence ATGACAAGCAAAATGAATGTGGAAAGTTTTAACTTAGATCATACAAAAGTTAAAGCACCTTATGTTAGATTAGCCGATAAAAAAATGGGATTAAATGGAGATAAAATTTTAAAATATGATGTCCGTTTCTCACAACCAAATAAAGAACATATGGATATGATGAGTGTCCATTCACTAGAACATTTAACTGCAGAATTGATCCGTAACCATGCAGATTATATTATCGATTTTGGTCCTATGGGTTGCCAAACAGGTTTTTATCTAACCGTTATCAACCATGAGAATTATGATGAAATTTTAGAAGTTTTACAAAAAACAATGGAAGACGTTTTAATAGCTACTGAAGTTCCAGCAAGTAACGAAACTCAATGTGGTTGGGCAGCTCATCATACTTTAGAAGGTGCACAACAATTAGCAAAAGATTTCTTATCTAAACGAAATGAATGGCACATTGTATTTGCTTAA
- the rpsD gene encoding 30S ribosomal protein S4, which yields MSRYTGPSWKVSRRLGISLSGTGKEIERRPYAPGPHGPNSRKKLTEYGLQLQEKQKLRHMFGMNERQFSNLFLKAGKNKEGKHGENFMILLEQRLDNVVYRLGLATTRRQARQLVNHGHILVDGKRVDIPSYSVSVGQVISVREKSKNMDIIKSAAEALFGRPEYVTFDVEKLEGSYNRLPLRDELSAEIDETIIVEYYSR from the coding sequence ATGTCACGTTATACAGGTCCAAGTTGGAAAGTTTCTCGTCGTTTAGGCATTTCACTTTCTGGCACAGGTAAAGAAATCGAACGCCGTCCTTACGCTCCAGGTCCTCATGGTCCAAACAGCCGTAAAAAATTAACAGAATACGGTCTTCAATTACAAGAAAAACAAAAATTGCGTCACATGTTTGGCATGAACGAACGTCAATTTAGCAACTTATTCTTAAAAGCTGGTAAAAACAAAGAAGGTAAACATGGTGAAAACTTCATGATCCTTTTAGAACAACGTTTAGACAATGTTGTTTACCGTTTAGGTTTAGCTACTACTCGTCGTCAAGCACGTCAATTAGTAAATCACGGCCACATCCTTGTTGATGGCAAACGCGTTGATATTCCATCATACAGCGTTTCAGTTGGACAAGTTATCTCTGTACGTGAAAAATCTAAAAACATGGATATTATTAAATCAGCTGCTGAAGCATTATTCGGCCGTCCTGAATACGTAACTTTCGATGTTGAAAAATTAGAAGGTTCATACAACCGTTTACCATTAAGAGATGAATTATCTGCTGAAATCGATGAAACAATCATCGTTGAGTACTACTCTCGTTAA
- a CDS encoding GAF domain-containing protein — protein sequence MTKESAYSLTNKQLSAVIGDETNFIANLSNAAALLFENLPTINWAGFYLYEPTSDELVLGPFQGKVACIRIQNGKGVCGTAFAKRESIFVVDVNQFPGHIACDAASQSEIVIPLIKDGRVIGVLDIDAPVTSRFDAIDQKYLEEFVQILLVPSII from the coding sequence ATGACAAAAGAATCTGCTTATTCATTAACAAATAAACAACTTAGTGCAGTAATAGGTGATGAAACTAATTTCATTGCAAATTTAAGTAACGCAGCAGCTTTATTATTCGAGAACTTACCTACTATCAATTGGGCAGGATTTTATTTATATGAACCAACTTCTGACGAACTGGTCTTAGGGCCTTTCCAAGGTAAAGTAGCTTGCATAAGAATACAAAATGGTAAAGGCGTTTGCGGAACAGCATTTGCCAAAAGAGAGAGCATTTTCGTTGTAGATGTTAACCAATTCCCGGGACATATTGCTTGTGATGCAGCAAGCCAATCTGAAATTGTTATTCCTTTAATCAAAGATGGTCGTGTAATTGGTGTTTTAGATATCGATGCTCCTGTTACTAGCCGTTTTGACGCAATCGACCAAAAATATTTAGAAGAATTTGTTCAAATTCTATTAGTTCCTTCGATTATATAG